One Novosphingobium sp. G106 DNA segment encodes these proteins:
- the uvrB gene encoding excinuclease ABC subunit UvrB: MVELVIRRGLAEPDTSENFVPHKPQRPEKSDGGKPFVLSSEYQPAGDQPTAIADLTEAALAGDKTQVLLGVTGSGKTFTMAKVIEQLQRPALILAPNKILAAQLYGEFKSFFPDNAVEYFVSYYDYYQPEAYVPRSDTYIEKESSVNEAIDRMRHSATRSLLERDDVIIVASVSCIYGIGSVETYSAMIFDLKKGTSVDQREIVRKLVALQYKRNDAAFSRGNFRVRGDSLEIYPSHYEDMAWRVTFFGDEIEEIAEFDPLTGKSGAKLNQVRVYANSHYVTPGPTLKQASEAIKFELVERLKELETEGKLLEAQRLEQRTNFDLEMIAATGSCAGIENYSRFLTGRLPGEPPPTLFEYLPDDALLFIDESHQTVPQIGAMSKGDHRRKITLAEYGFRLPSCIDNRPLRFNEWDAMRPQTVAVSATPGGWEMEESGGVFAEQVIRPTGLIDPPVLIRPVEDQVQDCINECRETAQNGYRTLVTTLTKRMAEDLTEFMHEAGLRVRYMHSDVETLERIELIRDLRLGVYDVLVGINLLREGLDIPECGLVCILDADKEGFLRSETSLIQTIGRAARNVDGRVILYADRMTGSMERAIAETDRRRDKQHAYNLEHGITPESIKRDIHNIVADTASRDGVLVDIEAEGENNLVGHNLRSYIEDLEKKMRAAAADLEFEEAGRLRDEIRRLEADELGIPDGEKKAPIVGRSNEGKPGTRKGRFGKESRRKWGR, translated from the coding sequence ATGGTCGAACTCGTCATCCGCCGGGGACTCGCAGAACCCGACACTTCCGAAAACTTCGTTCCCCACAAACCGCAGCGCCCGGAGAAGAGCGATGGCGGCAAGCCCTTCGTGCTGTCCTCCGAATATCAACCGGCCGGCGACCAGCCGACAGCCATCGCCGATCTGACCGAGGCAGCGCTGGCGGGGGACAAGACCCAGGTCCTGCTCGGCGTCACCGGCTCGGGCAAGACCTTCACCATGGCCAAGGTGATCGAACAGCTGCAGCGCCCGGCGCTGATCCTTGCCCCCAACAAGATCCTCGCCGCGCAGCTCTACGGCGAGTTCAAGAGCTTCTTCCCCGACAACGCGGTCGAGTATTTCGTCTCCTACTACGACTACTACCAGCCCGAGGCCTACGTGCCGCGGTCGGACACCTACATCGAGAAGGAAAGCTCGGTGAACGAGGCGATCGACCGGATGCGCCATTCGGCCACGCGTTCGCTGCTCGAACGCGACGACGTGATCATCGTCGCCTCGGTCTCGTGCATCTATGGCATCGGCTCGGTCGAGACCTATTCGGCGATGATCTTCGATCTCAAGAAGGGCACCAGCGTCGACCAGCGCGAGATCGTCCGCAAGCTCGTCGCGCTGCAATACAAGCGCAACGATGCCGCCTTCAGCCGCGGCAATTTCCGCGTGCGCGGCGACAGCCTGGAAATCTATCCGAGCCACTACGAGGACATGGCCTGGCGCGTGACCTTCTTCGGCGACGAGATCGAGGAGATCGCCGAATTCGATCCGCTGACCGGCAAGAGCGGCGCCAAGCTCAATCAGGTCCGCGTCTATGCCAATTCGCACTACGTGACGCCCGGCCCGACACTCAAGCAGGCGAGCGAGGCGATCAAGTTCGAGCTCGTCGAACGGCTCAAGGAACTCGAGACCGAGGGCAAGCTGCTTGAGGCCCAGCGGCTGGAACAGCGCACCAATTTCGACCTCGAGATGATCGCCGCCACCGGTTCCTGCGCGGGGATCGAGAACTACAGCCGCTTCCTCACCGGCCGCCTGCCCGGCGAGCCGCCGCCGACGCTGTTCGAATACCTGCCCGATGACGCGCTGCTGTTCATCGACGAAAGCCACCAGACCGTGCCGCAGATCGGCGCGATGTCGAAGGGCGACCACCGCCGCAAGATCACGCTGGCCGAATACGGCTTCCGCCTGCCGAGTTGCATCGACAACCGCCCGCTGCGTTTCAACGAATGGGACGCGATGCGCCCGCAGACGGTCGCCGTCTCGGCAACGCCCGGCGGCTGGGAAATGGAGGAAAGCGGCGGCGTCTTCGCCGAGCAGGTAATCCGCCCCACAGGCCTGATTGACCCGCCCGTGCTGATACGCCCGGTCGAAGACCAGGTGCAGGACTGCATAAACGAATGCCGCGAGACCGCGCAGAACGGCTACCGCACGCTCGTCACCACCCTGACCAAGCGCATGGCCGAGGACCTGACCGAGTTTATGCACGAGGCGGGGCTGCGCGTGCGCTACATGCACAGCGACGTCGAGACGCTCGAACGCATCGAACTGATCCGCGACCTGCGGCTCGGCGTCTATGACGTGCTCGTCGGCATCAACCTGCTGCGCGAAGGCCTCGACATCCCCGAATGCGGCCTCGTCTGCATCCTCGATGCCGACAAGGAAGGCTTCCTGCGCAGCGAAACCTCGCTGATCCAGACGATCGGCCGCGCCGCTCGCAACGTCGACGGCCGCGTCATCCTCTATGCGGACCGCATGACCGGCTCGATGGAACGCGCCATCGCCGAAACCGACCGGAGGCGCGACAAGCAACACGCCTACAACCTCGAACACGGCATCACCCCGGAATCGATCAAGCGCGACATCCACAACATCGTCGCAGACACCGCGAGCCGCGACGGCGTGCTCGTGGACATCGAAGCCGAGGGCGAGAACAACCTCGTCGGCCACAACCTGCGCAGCTACATCGAAGACCTCGAAAAGAAGATGCGCGCCGCGGCCGCGGACCTCGAGTTCGAGGAAGCTGGCAGGCTCCGCGACGAGATCAGGCGGCTGGAAGCGGACGAACTCGGGATACCCGACGGCGAGAAGAAAGCGCCGATCGTGGGGCGCAGCAACGAAGGCAAGCCGGGGACGCGCAAGGGGCGGTTTGGGAAGGAGAGCCGGCGAAAGTGGGGGCGGTAG
- a CDS encoding DUF3011 domain-containing protein, with amino-acid sequence MTRRLAAIVLSTALIAQGITPVLAQTKPAWRDRRVPLPGPVPDRPTPLPSPYPGRPQIQPPRPGPGYGDNRGYAGRISCTARGSRQVRCNAPTENRVTLLSGSACSQGRTWGYDRRSIWVSHNCRGNFAYGYGNDWGNNRPPDKDKGPSAGVIIGGVAVAAGLIALLATRKKSSAPASSTATPTPTPAATYPPGPPAQISADLASIPADARPSMQTCLSEAAREVGVTGASRLRFDRVKTIEAGNGGWRFGADLTATYPDGDQALPIYCRATPAKVIQLDFNT; translated from the coding sequence ATGACTCGCAGGCTCGCCGCGATCGTTTTGTCGACCGCATTGATCGCGCAAGGCATCACGCCGGTGTTGGCCCAGACCAAACCGGCCTGGCGGGACAGGCGAGTCCCGTTGCCCGGCCCCGTTCCGGACCGCCCGACACCGCTGCCGAGCCCCTATCCCGGCCGACCGCAGATCCAGCCGCCGCGACCCGGTCCCGGCTATGGCGACAACCGCGGCTATGCCGGGCGGATAAGCTGCACGGCGCGCGGCAGCCGCCAGGTGCGGTGCAACGCGCCGACTGAGAACCGGGTGACGCTGCTCAGCGGCAGCGCCTGCTCGCAGGGGCGGACCTGGGGCTACGACCGGCGTTCGATCTGGGTGTCGCACAATTGCCGCGGCAACTTCGCCTATGGCTATGGCAACGATTGGGGCAACAATCGCCCGCCCGACAAAGACAAGGGGCCGAGCGCTGGGGTGATCATCGGCGGCGTTGCGGTTGCCGCCGGCCTGATCGCGTTGCTCGCTACGCGCAAGAAGTCGAGCGCCCCCGCATCCAGCACGGCTACACCGACGCCGACGCCCGCCGCGACCTATCCGCCAGGACCGCCCGCGCAGATCTCGGCCGATCTCGCCTCGATCCCGGCCGATGCCAGGCCGTCGATGCAGACCTGTCTTTCCGAGGCCGCGCGCGAGGTCGGTGTGACCGGGGCGAGCAGGCTGCGCTTCGACCGGGTGAAGACGATCGAGGCGGGCAATGGCGGCTGGCGCTTCGGCGCCGATCTGACGGCGACCTATCCGGACGGCGACCAGGCGCTGCCGATCTATTGCCGCGCGACTCCGGCGAAAGTGATCCAGCTCGACTTCAACACCTGA
- a CDS encoding nuclear transport factor 2 family protein, with protein MPKIIDDVVAESEIKDVHLRYCRANDRRDEELMRSCFHPGAVIELHKELGVDEFCELGRQILGQYTVTWHNTGNQLVEVKGDAAWAEHYTISSHRIAADDKGPERDWIAHGRYIDRFEKRGGEWKIARRKMVVDYTRLDNVTPGDPAVPGGSGGGSRDRNDPSYAMRLG; from the coding sequence ATGCCCAAGATTATCGACGACGTGGTGGCCGAGTCCGAGATCAAGGACGTCCACCTGCGCTATTGCCGCGCCAACGACCGCCGCGACGAGGAGCTGATGCGCTCCTGCTTCCACCCCGGCGCGGTGATCGAGCTGCACAAGGAGCTGGGCGTCGACGAATTCTGCGAGCTCGGCCGGCAGATCCTCGGGCAATACACGGTGACCTGGCACAACACGGGTAATCAGCTGGTCGAGGTCAAGGGCGACGCCGCCTGGGCCGAGCACTACACGATCTCCTCGCACCGCATCGCCGCCGACGACAAGGGGCCGGAGCGCGACTGGATCGCGCACGGGCGCTATATCGACCGGTTCGAGAAGCGCGGCGGCGAGTGGAAGATCGCGCGGCGCAAGATGGTGGTCGACTATACGCGGCTCGATAATGTCACGCCCGGCGATCCGGCCGTGCCCGGAGGTAGCGGCGGCGGATCGCGCGACCGCAACGATCCGTCCTACGCGATGCGGCTTGGCTGA
- a CDS encoding FAD-dependent oxidoreductase has translation MDETYDFVVVGSGGGSMCAGLVLRKAGKSVLILEKTDLLGGSTAKAGGVMWIPNNRFMKQQGIDDSFDKAATYLQTLTDRSDPAPGASRERQHAYLREAPEMLEFLIGQGIKFKRNPYWPDYNDELPGSSEPGRTVSADLFDINELGEWKDKLRPNKFTLPAPIADALELPLIKVSWKSKLTAAKVVWRGLVAKLTGKHWVTAGAALQGRMLQQAINKGIELRTHAPVKELILEEGRVIGVLSERDGKPWRVGARLGVLLNAGGFAHNQAMRDQYIPHTRVEWTHAAPGDTGDMHQELMRIGAWMAQMDEFVGNQMTLPPGCIEAAGVQPQITKPHSILVDQTGVRYMNEGGSYMSFCQGQLKRHETVPAVPSWWIMDDTFMRTYMIAETMPGSKKPQEWFDSGYMKRADTIEGLAELCGIPPAALKATVERFNGFARKGRDDDFARGARAYDNFLGDYTHKPNATLGVIEKGPFYAVQVVPGDVGTYGGAVCDAWARVLREDGSVIDGLYATGTTSAAVMGRNYPGAGCSIGPSFTWGFVAAKHAAGLGNQAV, from the coding sequence ATGGACGAGACATATGACTTCGTCGTGGTCGGCAGCGGCGGCGGTTCGATGTGCGCCGGGCTGGTGCTGCGCAAGGCCGGCAAATCGGTGCTGATCCTCGAGAAGACCGACCTCCTCGGCGGCTCGACCGCCAAGGCCGGCGGGGTCATGTGGATCCCCAACAACCGCTTCATGAAGCAGCAGGGGATCGACGACAGCTTCGACAAGGCCGCGACATACCTGCAGACGCTGACCGACCGCAGCGACCCCGCCCCCGGAGCCAGCCGCGAGCGGCAGCACGCCTACCTGCGCGAAGCCCCGGAGATGCTCGAATTCCTCATCGGCCAGGGGATCAAGTTCAAGCGCAACCCCTACTGGCCCGACTACAACGACGAGTTGCCCGGCAGCAGCGAGCCGGGCCGCACCGTCTCGGCCGACCTGTTCGACATCAACGAGCTGGGCGAATGGAAGGACAAGCTGCGGCCAAACAAGTTCACCCTGCCCGCGCCGATCGCCGACGCGCTCGAGCTGCCGCTGATCAAGGTCTCGTGGAAGTCGAAGCTGACCGCGGCCAAGGTGGTCTGGCGCGGCCTGGTCGCCAAGCTGACCGGCAAGCACTGGGTCACCGCCGGCGCCGCGCTGCAGGGCCGCATGCTCCAGCAGGCGATCAACAAGGGCATCGAGCTGCGCACCCATGCGCCGGTGAAGGAGCTGATCCTGGAAGAGGGCCGCGTCATCGGCGTGCTCAGCGAGAGGGACGGCAAGCCCTGGCGCGTCGGCGCCAGGCTGGGCGTCCTGCTCAACGCCGGCGGCTTCGCCCACAACCAGGCGATGCGCGACCAGTACATCCCGCATACCCGTGTCGAATGGACCCACGCCGCGCCCGGCGACACCGGCGACATGCACCAGGAACTGATGCGGATCGGCGCCTGGATGGCGCAGATGGACGAATTCGTCGGCAACCAGATGACCCTGCCGCCGGGCTGCATCGAGGCCGCGGGAGTCCAGCCGCAGATCACCAAGCCGCACTCGATCCTCGTCGACCAGACCGGCGTCCGCTACATGAACGAGGGCGGCTCCTACATGTCGTTCTGCCAGGGCCAGCTCAAGCGCCACGAGACGGTGCCCGCGGTGCCGAGCTGGTGGATCATGGACGACACGTTCATGCGCACATACATGATCGCCGAGACCATGCCCGGCTCGAAGAAGCCGCAGGAATGGTTCGACAGCGGCTACATGAAACGCGCCGACACGATCGAAGGTCTCGCCGAGCTTTGCGGCATTCCACCGGCGGCGCTGAAGGCCACCGTCGAAAGGTTCAACGGCTTCGCGCGCAAGGGCCGCGACGATGACTTCGCCCGCGGCGCCCGCGCCTACGACAATTTCCTCGGCGACTACACGCACAAGCCCAACGCCACGCTCGGCGTGATCGAGAAGGGGCCGTTCTATGCGGTCCAGGTCGTCCCGGGCGACGTCGGCACCTATGGCGGCGCGGTCTGCGACGCCTGGGCGCGCGTGCTCCGCGAGGACGGTTCGGTGATCGACGGGCTCTACGCCACCGGCACCACCAGCGCAGCGGTGATGGGGCGCAACTATCCGGGCGCGGGCTGCTCGATCGGCCCGAGCTTCACCTGGGGCTTCGTCGCCGCCAAGCACGCCGCCGGGCTGGGCAACCAGGCGGTCTGA
- a CDS encoding nuclear transport factor 2 family protein: MPTNASDLWAEATIMEVQKRYCRGVDRRDFAMVRDCFHADAELDYGDYKGDVDGFVRMAEAGLAIYGATTHFIGNQLVELDGDTAWAEHYVVAYHRCPAAGAVPDHDFVCNFRYVDRMEWRPCRSGSGDAEEGEWRIAARVLLVDSWRRVPLPDLGPGPTMKPGRRDRDDLSWSDTFRRRKA, encoded by the coding sequence ATGCCGACGAACGCCAGCGACCTGTGGGCCGAGGCGACGATCATGGAGGTCCAGAAGCGCTATTGCCGCGGCGTCGATCGCCGGGACTTCGCCATGGTTCGCGATTGCTTCCATGCCGACGCAGAGCTCGACTACGGCGATTACAAGGGCGATGTGGACGGTTTCGTCAGGATGGCAGAGGCCGGGCTCGCCATCTACGGCGCAACGACTCATTTCATAGGAAACCAACTGGTCGAACTCGATGGCGATACGGCTTGGGCGGAGCATTATGTCGTGGCCTATCACCGCTGCCCGGCCGCAGGCGCAGTCCCCGATCACGATTTCGTCTGCAATTTCCGTTACGTCGATCGCATGGAATGGCGGCCATGCAGGAGTGGCAGCGGGGACGCGGAGGAAGGCGAATGGCGCATCGCCGCGCGCGTGTTGCTGGTCGATAGCTGGAGGCGCGTGCCGTTGCCGGATCTTGGGCCCGGTCCGACGATGAAACCGGGCAGGCGCGACCGTGACGACCTGTCATGGTCCGACACGTTCAGGAGGAGAAAGGCGTGA
- a CDS encoding nuclear transport factor 2 family protein, with translation MRKTVEEMLAEATIKDIQIRYCRACDRMDFELMRDCFHPDATTDYGFFGGTVDEFIEGAKAGLPLYLGTTHNTGNQIVDVDGDVAWAEHYTVATHRVAADEIGPERDFITAVRYIDRVECRDGDWRIAKRVLILDWMRSDPVTVIEPRPEVQPGKRDRSDASYAR, from the coding sequence GTGAGGAAGACGGTTGAGGAGATGCTGGCCGAGGCCACGATCAAGGACATCCAGATCCGCTATTGCCGGGCCTGCGACCGCATGGACTTCGAGCTGATGCGGGACTGCTTCCATCCCGATGCGACCACCGACTACGGCTTCTTTGGCGGCACGGTGGACGAGTTCATCGAGGGCGCGAAGGCCGGGCTGCCGCTCTATCTCGGCACCACGCACAACACCGGCAACCAGATCGTCGATGTCGATGGCGATGTCGCTTGGGCCGAACACTATACGGTCGCGACGCACCGGGTGGCGGCCGATGAGATCGGCCCCGAGCGCGATTTCATCACGGCGGTGCGCTATATCGACCGCGTCGAATGCCGCGACGGTGATTGGCGGATCGCCAAGCGCGTGCTGATCCTCGACTGGATGCGCAGCGATCCTGTGACTGTCATCGAGCCGCGGCCCGAGGTCCAGCCGGGCAAGCGCGACCGCAGCGATGCGTCCTACGCGCGGTAA
- a CDS encoding phytanoyl-CoA dioxygenase family protein, with protein sequence MAAPDELTCRAVTADEIAHYTERGWAKLPGFVPRTTVAELLAMAQERMGSDGKGNAVSPMKQPFFNPEVTGGPANSQLRPLLNGMGRNAKALMQRSPRIEARYFGDFFAVKLPVSRETEHPGAGATYFHQDFTNWALDRSGGMTFWIALADLAPESGTMSFLSGSHREGVLGHYRTYAEGEDIFDDFPELRDPARLSEPMSYAAGDATVHSVMTVHGAGENRTDGPRWAYIVTANPSDARWSGAPPEAYSTEGMELRQELDDARFPVIG encoded by the coding sequence ATGGCCGCACCGGACGAACTGACCTGCCGCGCCGTTACCGCGGACGAGATTGCACATTATACCGAGCGCGGCTGGGCCAAGCTGCCGGGCTTCGTGCCGCGGACCACCGTGGCAGAGCTGCTCGCCATGGCGCAGGAACGTATGGGCAGCGACGGCAAAGGCAATGCTGTCAGCCCGATGAAACAGCCGTTCTTCAACCCCGAAGTCACCGGCGGCCCTGCCAATTCGCAGCTACGCCCGCTGCTGAACGGCATGGGGCGCAACGCCAAGGCGCTGATGCAGCGCAGCCCGCGGATCGAGGCGCGCTATTTCGGGGACTTCTTCGCGGTGAAGCTGCCGGTATCGCGCGAGACCGAGCATCCGGGCGCCGGCGCGACCTATTTCCACCAGGACTTCACCAACTGGGCGCTCGACCGGTCGGGCGGAATGACCTTCTGGATCGCATTGGCCGATCTCGCGCCCGAAAGCGGCACGATGTCGTTCCTCAGCGGCTCGCACCGCGAGGGCGTGCTCGGCCACTATCGCACCTATGCCGAGGGCGAGGACATCTTCGACGATTTCCCCGAATTGCGCGATCCAGCGCGGCTATCGGAACCGATGTCCTATGCCGCGGGCGATGCCACCGTGCATTCGGTGATGACGGTCCACGGTGCGGGCGAGAACCGCACCGATGGCCCGCGCTGGGCCTATATCGTCACTGCCAATCCATCGGACGCGCGCTGGAGCGGCGCCCCGCCCGAAGCCTATTCGACCGAGGGCATGGAGCTGCGCCAGGAACTCGACGATGCGCGATTCCCGGTGATAGGCTGA
- a CDS encoding NAD-binding protein, whose amino-acid sequence MADGVFGSPLLNLARTLAFVGAVFVLASAGYVASGWTLADATYMVTLTIFSVGYGEVHPIDTAWLRTLTMSTMVLGCTGMIVLTGALIQVFAHYQLRSLLGIDRMQSQIERLSGHAIICGYGRIGEQLGKELSAARQGFVILERNPAKLAEAQALGYLCLAGDATDEASLKAAGIERARVLATVLPDDALNVFITLSARSLNPRLEIIARGEIPTTESKLIHAGADKVVLPTHIGAERIAEMILYPTTARFMGESQPMRDLKRGLHEFGLEIEAVTVPADSALAGETVGEAERRGGGAFFIVQIDRPDGPSFLHPGEGVWIEAGDTVVLVVRSTKVAAGAIFAAPKKPIKVGRTWT is encoded by the coding sequence GTGGCGGACGGCGTCTTCGGATCGCCGCTGCTCAACCTCGCGCGGACGTTGGCCTTCGTCGGCGCGGTCTTTGTCCTGGCCTCGGCCGGCTATGTCGCGTCGGGATGGACCCTGGCCGACGCGACCTACATGGTCACGCTGACGATCTTCTCGGTCGGCTATGGCGAGGTCCATCCGATCGACACGGCCTGGCTTCGCACCTTGACGATGAGCACGATGGTGCTCGGCTGCACCGGCATGATCGTGCTCACCGGTGCGCTGATCCAGGTCTTCGCGCACTACCAGCTCCGCAGTCTCTTGGGGATCGACCGCATGCAATCGCAGATCGAACGGCTTTCGGGCCACGCCATCATCTGCGGCTATGGCCGCATCGGCGAACAGCTCGGCAAGGAGCTCTCGGCCGCACGCCAGGGCTTCGTCATCCTCGAACGCAACCCCGCCAAGCTCGCCGAGGCGCAGGCGCTGGGCTATCTCTGCCTCGCCGGCGACGCGACCGACGAGGCTTCGCTCAAGGCGGCCGGGATCGAGCGAGCGCGGGTGCTGGCAACGGTGCTGCCCGATGACGCGCTCAACGTCTTCATCACGCTGTCGGCCCGCAGCCTCAATCCGCGGCTCGAAATCATCGCCCGCGGCGAGATACCTACGACCGAAAGCAAGCTGATCCACGCCGGCGCCGACAAGGTCGTCCTGCCCACCCACATCGGTGCAGAGCGCATCGCCGAGATGATCCTCTATCCCACCACCGCGCGTTTTATGGGCGAGAGCCAGCCCATGCGTGACCTCAAGCGGGGCCTCCATGAGTTCGGGCTGGAGATCGAGGCGGTAACCGTGCCCGCGGACAGCGCGCTCGCCGGCGAGACGGTGGGCGAGGCCGAGCGCCGCGGCGGCGGCGCCTTCTTCATCGTCCAGATCGACCGCCCCGACGGGCCGAGCTTCCTCCATCCCGGCGAAGGCGTGTGGATCGAGGCCGGCGATACCGTGGTCCTCGTCGTGCGCAGCACCAAGGTCGCCGCGGGCGCGATCTTCGCCGCGCCGAAGAAGCCGATAAAAGTCGGCCGGACCTGGACCTGA
- a CDS encoding sulfotransferase translates to MSGQPQRLLAFDDILQLAERESGAYGLADAGLVARVKEMVERFNARGPYEGYQVDAMRPQVVRMLSGRLKMLADLQRYPAIAEERIERPVFIVGFPRSGTTLLHSLLAEDPEALKIQSWHLLSPSPPPGAGPVAGQRIAEAQRRIEEWMDFCPAQRPMHPYIDKGAFQLCENEEAYSLDFQNAYPFYYFRVPTLEPADVLSGDPQDSYRFHRQLLQHLQWNTGKTRWICKEPGAQMRLPELFEAYPDALCVWAHRPIAEIYASNVALRAAVYDTIRGQPNDLRSRSQQIAEGMKGGVRPADRQRHDPRSAHSPPAVP, encoded by the coding sequence ATGAGCGGACAACCGCAGCGCCTGCTGGCGTTCGATGACATCCTGCAACTCGCGGAGCGTGAGAGCGGGGCCTATGGCCTTGCGGATGCCGGCCTGGTCGCGCGTGTGAAGGAAATGGTCGAGCGGTTCAACGCGCGCGGTCCCTACGAAGGGTATCAGGTCGACGCGATGCGCCCGCAGGTCGTGCGGATGCTGTCGGGCCGGCTCAAGATGCTGGCCGACCTGCAGCGCTATCCCGCGATCGCCGAAGAGAGGATCGAAAGGCCGGTGTTCATCGTCGGCTTCCCGCGATCGGGCACGACGCTGCTGCATTCGCTGCTGGCTGAGGATCCCGAAGCGCTCAAGATCCAGTCCTGGCACCTCCTGTCACCCTCGCCGCCGCCCGGGGCAGGACCGGTCGCAGGGCAGCGCATTGCCGAGGCGCAGCGGCGGATCGAGGAATGGATGGACTTCTGCCCGGCGCAGCGGCCGATGCATCCCTATATCGATAAGGGTGCGTTCCAGCTCTGCGAGAACGAGGAAGCCTATTCGCTCGATTTCCAGAACGCCTATCCGTTCTACTACTTCCGCGTGCCGACGCTGGAACCGGCCGATGTGCTGTCGGGCGATCCGCAGGATTCCTATCGCTTCCACCGCCAGCTTCTCCAGCACCTGCAGTGGAACACCGGCAAGACGCGCTGGATATGCAAGGAGCCCGGCGCTCAGATGCGCTTGCCCGAGCTGTTCGAAGCCTATCCCGATGCACTCTGCGTCTGGGCGCACCGACCCATCGCAGAGATCTATGCCTCCAACGTCGCGCTGCGCGCGGCGGTCTACGACACGATCCGCGGGCAGCCCAACGATTTGCGCAGCCGGTCGCAGCAGATCGCCGAGGGCATGAAAGGGGGCGTTCGACCGGCTGATCGCCAGCGACATGATCCGCGATCCGCGCATTCTCCACCTGCCGTTCCGTGA
- a CDS encoding DUF1214 domain-containing protein, with product MSTNPLFTEAQRRIEDRAMALLQRDDLKRVRGVVTLLWKNVAGWPARDQADRFDNMIDEYMFHHAFRAANGDPNNPEAVRFMVPPHRWFGRDVPGSRWGGDSPDFVYRTIPVAHGGRYEIKGRPTCAEAPTVNYSLMADNTASPVTQTLLDSLDMEFEGDGSFTITIDGTPAEGRRNHIQTKPGADFIMVRDALSDWLAQSANDLTVTRLDPSGGPMREDDMARHCARIALDNVYYTYYCTQSGAGQPPNAIRPPMSSAAFGGMATQAGTKGNLDLGEGDALIVRSNAAGAQFRNLTLTDAFHMSIEYWKRTSSFNARQMAADEDGKFTFVVAHRDPGVHNWLDTGGLRRVIFGQRWQAFERGEANEDPWMEVRQVKFDALDKELPDGVKRIDAAGRRDQIAAREAGFARRFTEA from the coding sequence ATGTCCACGAATCCCCTATTCACCGAAGCCCAGCGCCGGATCGAGGATCGCGCGATGGCGCTGCTCCAGCGCGACGATCTGAAGCGCGTGCGCGGCGTGGTCACCCTGCTCTGGAAGAACGTCGCCGGCTGGCCTGCGCGCGACCAGGCCGACCGGTTCGACAACATGATCGACGAGTACATGTTCCACCACGCCTTCCGCGCGGCGAACGGCGATCCGAACAACCCGGAGGCCGTGCGCTTCATGGTGCCGCCGCATCGCTGGTTCGGCCGCGACGTGCCCGGATCGCGCTGGGGCGGCGACAGCCCGGACTTCGTCTACCGCACGATCCCGGTCGCCCACGGCGGCCGCTATGAGATCAAGGGCAGGCCTACCTGCGCCGAGGCGCCGACGGTCAACTATTCGCTGATGGCCGACAACACCGCCTCGCCGGTGACGCAGACCCTGCTCGACAGCCTCGACATGGAATTCGAGGGCGATGGCAGCTTCACGATCACCATCGACGGCACGCCCGCCGAGGGGCGGCGCAACCATATCCAGACCAAGCCCGGCGCCGATTTCATCATGGTCCGCGATGCGCTGAGCGACTGGCTGGCGCAGTCGGCCAATGACCTCACCGTCACCCGGCTCGACCCTTCCGGCGGGCCGATGCGCGAGGACGATATGGCGCGGCACTGCGCCCGGATCGCACTCGATAACGTCTACTACACCTACTACTGCACGCAGTCGGGCGCGGGTCAGCCGCCCAACGCAATCCGCCCGCCGATGTCCTCGGCGGCCTTCGGCGGCATGGCGACGCAGGCCGGGACCAAGGGCAATCTCGACCTGGGCGAGGGCGACGCGCTGATCGTCCGCTCGAATGCGGCGGGCGCGCAGTTCCGCAACCTGACCCTGACCGATGCCTTTCATATGTCGATCGAATACTGGAAACGCACGTCGAGCTTCAATGCGCGGCAGATGGCGGCGGACGAGGACGGCAAGTTCACTTTCGTGGTCGCCCACCGCGATCCGGGCGTGCACAACTGGCTCGACACCGGCGGGCTGCGGCGTGTGATCTTCGGCCAGCGCTGGCAGGCGTTCGAGCGCGGGGAGGCGAACGAGGACCCGTGGATGGAGGTGCGTCAGGTAAAGTTCGATGCGCTCGACAAGGAATTGCCTGACGGGGTCAAGCGTATCGATGCGGCGGGCCGGCGCGACCAGATTGCGGCGCGCGAGGCCGGTTTTGCGCGCCGCTTCACCGAGGCCTAA